From a single Solenopsis invicta isolate M01_SB chromosome 4, UNIL_Sinv_3.0, whole genome shotgun sequence genomic region:
- the LOC105196306 gene encoding p21-activated protein kinase-interacting protein 1-like isoform X1, with translation MLYRLYLLWNFIRTRARARSTNAIRIKRRKKMHVDAKLSNPFEIVVGTYEQYLLGYKVHNIVNEYTIEKSFATHNHIASIRSVASSKYHLASAGADETICLYDMRFRRESGKLVHHKDTINCIAFTPEGSHLFSCSNDGSISAVRCGNWQLEKVWPTAHKGSAVNTLAIHPTGKLALSTGQDGVLRTWNLIKGRQAYAINLIPKLKSNAKWITVIKWSPSGERYLLAADGNIYVYSVETAGIEKELTFDSNVVCVEFLKDNLIAVGFENGDIKFCNLKTSLHTINTKAHSMRVKCLAHMNDLLVSASSSGEIKLWRYNKHSLDMLQIVNCGARITCLSVVQAYKNLVQQTEVKSEEEEEVKKKKKKQLRLKQEVIIENEEDLEIANPKEKAREAKHGKKRSIEDIEDNVQHLKKKAPKVKETVVSRKKRDRPSQMEDVIDKPKKKKKLLKANETSPFNKKRKERSIASHITSPAKKIKKSNKIEELPRRKHKVKLPMTDVEGSPPRKMKKNVNAVKEVVSKKKKKKINRLN, from the exons ATGCTGTATCGGCTGTATCTGCTATGGAATTTCATtcgcacacgtgcgcgcgctcGTTCCACTAACGCAATAAGAATAAAACGCCGAAAGAAAATGCACGTAGACGCAAAGTTGTCGAATCCATTTGAAATCGTAGTAGGGACGTACGAGCAATATTTGCTTGGCTACAAAGTGCACAACATCGTAAAT GAATATACAATAGAGAAAAGCTTTGCGACTCACAATCATATCGCAAGTATACGCAGTGTCGCCAGTAGTAAATATCACCTAGCTTCTGCAGGTGCCGATGAAACGATATGTCTCTACGACATGCGTTTCAGACGGGAGTCTGGCAAATTGGTACATCATAAAG atactATCAATTGCATTGCGTTCACTCCTGAAGGTTCACATCTGTTCTCGTGCAGTAACGATGGAAGCATAAGCGCCGTTCGTTGCGGCAATTGGCAACTAGAGAAAGTCTGGCCGACAGCGCACAAAGGCTCGGCCGTTAATACTCTGGCTATTCATCCCACGGGGAAACTAGCATTGTCCACTGGACAAGACGGCGTGCTTAGGACGTGGAATCTGATTAAGGGTAGACAAGCTTATGCTATCAATTTGATACCGAAACTGAAGTCTAACGCCAAATGGATAACCGTTATTAAATGGAGTCCGAGCGGTGAAAGATATCTCTTAGCTGCCGAtggaaatatttatgtttattctGTAGAAACTGCTGGAATAGAGAAGGAACTTACGTTTGATTCAAATGTTGTTTGCGTCGAGTTCTTGAAGGATAATTTAATTGCGGTTGGTTTCGAGAACggagatataaaattttgtaatctcaAAACCTCCCTGCATACAATCAATACAAAGGCGCATAGCATGAGAGTAAAGTGTCTCGCACATATGAACGATCTCTTGGTAAGCGCCTCTAGTTCCGGAGAGATCAAACTTTGGAGATATAACAAACATAGTTTGGATATGTTGCAAATTGTAAATTGTGGTGCCAGAATTACTTGCCTCTCTGTCGTACAAGcttacaaaaatttagtgcAGCAGACAGAAGTGAAAtcggaggaagaagaggaagtaaagaagaagaagaagaagcagcTTCGTCTAAAGCAGGAAGTTATTATTGAAAACGAGGAGGATTTAGAAATCGCAAATCCCAAAGAAAAAGCACGAGAAGCAAAACATGGAAAAAAGAGATCTATAGAGGATATCGAAGACAACGTTCAGCATTTAAAGAAGAAAGCTCCAAAAGTAAAAGAGACTGTGGTTTCAAGAAAGAAGAGGGACAGGCCGTCACAGATGGAAGATGTTATCGATAAAcctaaaaagaagaagaaactcTTAAAAGCAAACGAGACAAgtccttttaataaaaaacggaAAGAGCGCAGTATTGCTTCACATATCACCTCGCcagcgaaaaaaattaaaaaatcgaataaaatcgAGGAATTGCCTCGCAGAAAACACAAAGTAAAGTTACCAATGACGGATGTCGAGGGTAGTCCACCtagaaaaatgaagaaaaacgtAAACGCGGTAAAGGAAGTTgtgtcaaaaaagaaaaagaaaaaaataaacaggtTAAATTAG
- the LOC105196307 gene encoding neprilysin-4 — MRYKVNDPEDNERDTVENVKGNSDVPWNYNQRDEKKSSGNEMRLVIVVGLLAVTVIALVVALTLQMAVFSKEEYKEMCQNEECIKTAARVIGAMNRSVDPCKDFYNFACGGWINKHPIPQSQSFWDQLSLLREELLQNLRILLEESDKDNDLKPVKQARALYRTCMDVATVEALGLEPIFEVLDSLGLPKEPPKQGKIPSLDISRVSGIGQRMLGLNLFINFYISEDVKDTTRNRMMLEQVSPGFSERYLLDPRRFQSELLEYKKYIKSMVELAGAGNMSANYANEILEFGTKLAKIMATNEERRSSDHLIHEVTIDDLQQLTDLRGQQWNWTRYLDAVFENTNVTINPTEDRVIVVDLQYLQKLPVLLAATPPATIVRYVWWSVYATVAPLTLQKFRDLGFQFSQKIFGLKEKTPRWKGCTGNVNANFGMALSYIYAQRHFNQQAREKALEMLSDIRAAFDEMVMEVDWMDAGTRARAHKKLHAMRPFVGFPDWITDSKELDKFFEGVEVIDGKLFESFLKLTDVAMKKSFNNLREKPDRSRWISTGTTVNAFYSAILNSVTFPAGILHPPFYGNGLESINYGAMGAIMGHELTHGFDDQGRRYDENGNLRQWWSDETLRHYHEKVQCMIEQYSSYHLPELGDNFTVNGINTQGENIADNGGIREAYRAYQRLIARNPYQQALPGLVDYSNEQLFFLGFAQVWCGNYTNGALKSKVIEGVHAPNHFRVIGTLSNNAEFAKAWKCPLGSPMNPSHKCILW, encoded by the exons GTAAATGACCCGGAGGATAATGAGAGAGACACGGTGGAGAACGTGAAAGGAAACTCGGACGTCCCGTG GAATTACAATCAGCGGGATGAGAAGAAATCGAGCGGAAACGAGATGCGGCTCGTAATCGTCGTCGGATTGTTAGCGGTGACCGTTATCGCCCTTGTCGTAGCACTGACTTTGCAGATGGCGGTCTTTAGCAAAGAAGAGTACAAGGAGATGTGCCAGAACGAGGAATGCATTAAGACAG CGGCGCGAGTAATAGGCGCGATGAACAGATCCGTGGATCCTTGCAAGGACTTCTACAACTTCGCCTGCGGCGGCTGGATCAACAAACATCCAATTCCTCAGAGTCAGAGCTTCTGGGATCAATTAAGTCTGCTCAGGGAGGAACTTCTGCAGAATTTGAGGATTCTACTAGAGGAATCGGATAAGGATAACGATCTCAAACCGGTGAAACAGGCACGGGCCCTTTACAGGACCTGCATGGATGTCG CGACTGTCGAGGCTCTAGGATTGGAACCCATCTTCGAGGTACTCGATAGCCTAGGTTTGCCGAAAGAGCCGCCGAAGCAGGGTAAAATACCCTCTCTAGACATATCGAGAGTGTCTGGTATAGGCCAACGAATGCTAGGCTTGAATctctttatcaatttttacatCAGCGAAGACGTTAAGGACACCACGAGGAATCGGATGATG TTGGAGCAAGTGTCCCCCGGATTTAGTGAGCGTTACTTATTGGATCCGCGGCGTTTCCAATCAGAACTGTTGGAATATAAAAAGTACATAAAGTCCATGGTCGAGCTAGCGGGGGCTGGTAACATGAGTGCGAATTACGCTAACGAGATTTTAGAGTTTGGCACGAAACTCGCTAAG ATCATGGCGACGAACGAGGAACGGCGCAGTTCGGATCATCTCATTCACGAGGTGACTATCGACGATCTGCAACAGCTCACGGATTTACGCGGGCAGCAG TGGAATTGGACAAGGTACTTGGATGCCGTGTTCGAGAATACAAACGTCACCATAAATCCGACCGAGGATCGAGTTATCGTTGTGGACCTACAGTATTTGCAAAAACTGCCGGTGTTACTGGCCGCCACTCCACCCGCCACAATAG TGCGATACGTCTGGTGGAGCGTATACGCGACCGTTGCCCCTCTGACGCTGCAGAAGTTCCGCGATCTCGGCTTCCAATTCTCGCAGAAGATCTTCGGTCTGAAGGAGAAGACACCGCGTTGGAAGGGATGCACCGGGAATGTCAACGCGAACTTCGGCATGGCACTGAGTTACATTTACGCGCAGAGACATTTCAATCAGCAGGCACGAGAAAAG GCGTTGGAGATGCTTTCGGATATCAGGGCGGCGTTCGACGAAATGGTCATGGAGGTGGATTGGATGGATGCCGGCACAAGAGCTCGAGCCCATAAAAAGTTGCACGCGATGAGGCCGTTCGTAGGATTTCCCGACTGGATCACTGATTCAAAAGAGCTAGACAAGTTTTTCGAAGGA GTGGAGGTGATTGATGGAAAGCTGTTCGAAAGTTTTCTAAAACTAACTGACGTGGCGATGAAAAAGAGCTTCAATAATTTACGCGAGAAGCCTGATAGGAGCAGATGGATATCGACGGGCACGACAGTGAACGCGTTTTACAGCGCGATATTAAACTCAGTCA CTTTTCCAGCTGGCATCCTGCATCCTCCGTTTTATGGCAATGGATTGGA GTCTATTAATTATGGCGCTATGGGGGCGATCATGGGCCATGAGCTTACACACGGTTTTGATGATCAAG GTCGTCGGTACGATGAGAACGGGAATCTACGGCAATGGTGGAGCGACGAGACGTTACGACATTATCACGAGAAAGTACAGTGTATGATAGAGCAGTACAGCAGTTATCATTTGCCGGAGCTGGGCGATAATTTCACG GTGAACGGCATCAATACTCAGGGTGAAAATATCGCCGACAATGGCGGCATCAGGGAAGCTTACAGGGCGTATCAAAGGCTGATTGCACGCAATCCGTATCAGCAAGCTCTACCAGGACTTGTCGACTATAGCAACGAGCAACTCTTCTTCTTAGGTTTCGCAcag GTCTGGTGCGGCAATTATACGAACGGGGCATTGAAGTCCAAAGTGATAGAAGGTGTTCACGCGCCAAATCATTTTCGAGTCATTGGCACGCTGTCGAACAATGCAGAGTTTGCAAAGGCCTGGAAATGCCCGCTTGGTAGTCCAATGAACCCGTCGCATAAGTGCATATTGTGGTAG
- the LOC105196306 gene encoding p21-activated protein kinase-interacting protein 1-like isoform X2 has product MRFRRESGKLVHHKDTINCIAFTPEGSHLFSCSNDGSISAVRCGNWQLEKVWPTAHKGSAVNTLAIHPTGKLALSTGQDGVLRTWNLIKGRQAYAINLIPKLKSNAKWITVIKWSPSGERYLLAADGNIYVYSVETAGIEKELTFDSNVVCVEFLKDNLIAVGFENGDIKFCNLKTSLHTINTKAHSMRVKCLAHMNDLLVSASSSGEIKLWRYNKHSLDMLQIVNCGARITCLSVVQAYKNLVQQTEVKSEEEEEVKKKKKKQLRLKQEVIIENEEDLEIANPKEKAREAKHGKKRSIEDIEDNVQHLKKKAPKVKETVVSRKKRDRPSQMEDVIDKPKKKKKLLKANETSPFNKKRKERSIASHITSPAKKIKKSNKIEELPRRKHKVKLPMTDVEGSPPRKMKKNVNAVKEVVSKKKKKKINRLN; this is encoded by the exons ATGCGTTTCAGACGGGAGTCTGGCAAATTGGTACATCATAAAG atactATCAATTGCATTGCGTTCACTCCTGAAGGTTCACATCTGTTCTCGTGCAGTAACGATGGAAGCATAAGCGCCGTTCGTTGCGGCAATTGGCAACTAGAGAAAGTCTGGCCGACAGCGCACAAAGGCTCGGCCGTTAATACTCTGGCTATTCATCCCACGGGGAAACTAGCATTGTCCACTGGACAAGACGGCGTGCTTAGGACGTGGAATCTGATTAAGGGTAGACAAGCTTATGCTATCAATTTGATACCGAAACTGAAGTCTAACGCCAAATGGATAACCGTTATTAAATGGAGTCCGAGCGGTGAAAGATATCTCTTAGCTGCCGAtggaaatatttatgtttattctGTAGAAACTGCTGGAATAGAGAAGGAACTTACGTTTGATTCAAATGTTGTTTGCGTCGAGTTCTTGAAGGATAATTTAATTGCGGTTGGTTTCGAGAACggagatataaaattttgtaatctcaAAACCTCCCTGCATACAATCAATACAAAGGCGCATAGCATGAGAGTAAAGTGTCTCGCACATATGAACGATCTCTTGGTAAGCGCCTCTAGTTCCGGAGAGATCAAACTTTGGAGATATAACAAACATAGTTTGGATATGTTGCAAATTGTAAATTGTGGTGCCAGAATTACTTGCCTCTCTGTCGTACAAGcttacaaaaatttagtgcAGCAGACAGAAGTGAAAtcggaggaagaagaggaagtaaagaagaagaagaagaagcagcTTCGTCTAAAGCAGGAAGTTATTATTGAAAACGAGGAGGATTTAGAAATCGCAAATCCCAAAGAAAAAGCACGAGAAGCAAAACATGGAAAAAAGAGATCTATAGAGGATATCGAAGACAACGTTCAGCATTTAAAGAAGAAAGCTCCAAAAGTAAAAGAGACTGTGGTTTCAAGAAAGAAGAGGGACAGGCCGTCACAGATGGAAGATGTTATCGATAAAcctaaaaagaagaagaaactcTTAAAAGCAAACGAGACAAgtccttttaataaaaaacggaAAGAGCGCAGTATTGCTTCACATATCACCTCGCcagcgaaaaaaattaaaaaatcgaataaaatcgAGGAATTGCCTCGCAGAAAACACAAAGTAAAGTTACCAATGACGGATGTCGAGGGTAGTCCACCtagaaaaatgaagaaaaacgtAAACGCGGTAAAGGAAGTTgtgtcaaaaaagaaaaagaaaaaaataaacaggtTAAATTAG